Genomic segment of Mastomys coucha isolate ucsf_1 unplaced genomic scaffold, UCSF_Mcou_1 pScaffold23, whole genome shotgun sequence:
ttcaaggacagccagggctccacagaaaaaccctgtctcgaaaaaccaaaaagaacaacaacaacaaaacccaacatcaTGTGCATCATCTTTATATCAATACCACAATGAAAtatctctttaattttatttactaattttattgtttttaaaagtatgaactCCATCAGATTTTATATGCAAGAACTTTACCACTGATTTTAAACTCATGCTCCTCCCCTTTTTCTGAGTCTGTTTTATAGGCATAAATAAGAATATGCtggtataattataaataaatcaaatgtCATGTAGAGAAGGGTGTATAAACTCAGGCTGATTTGAGAGATTGTATCTATCTTTTTATCTTCTACAGTATTTTTGTACAGTATTAAAAAACTTTCCTAATGTACATAACTGCAATCAATGACACCTATAGGAAAATTACAATTGTCAGGTGAGCATGTCCCTGGACACTCTTCTTGGAGAGCTGTACAAAGCATAGAGTAGAAAGGCAAAGGGGAAAGCTCAGAACTCTGCAAAGGGGACTAGGGATTCCTAGTGGGAAATCATAATCGAGTAAAActtttaaatcttaaaagatCCAATATTAGTTCTGTAGCACTGAATGCAGGTACAAGCTCACTAATTAAGATTCCCTAGGCACATATCCAACAAGGAAGTAATCATAAAGAAGAGAATAACTGTTTGTGATCAATAATCTTGGCCTCAAAATAGATACTCTCATTTGAGTAAGGCAATGATTTGGAGACATATaaaattgtctattttattttgggtatGTGAAAATGCATTAGCtaagaaattcaaatgaaaattacCTGGGTATCTCTTCTAGCAGTTCATAAACAAATTTTTGGtgctatttataattttctttattattggaTACTTTGTTCTCTAAGTACCATACACAGGGAGACTCTAAGAGCTCCAAAGCAAAAGAAGGCTCCAGGAGAAGAAAGGTATGCATAAAATCATCTTTGACTTGGCTATGTACCTTCAAACCTGAAGGTATGTAATTTATAAATACTTTGTAAAAGTTCTCATAAAAgttcttttcaattttaattggtagtaaagagaaaagaaagagatgaaactACTGTACCTAATTCAGATGTTAACTTGCATGCTTTCTGGACAGATATTCATATTTCAACTAGTACAAAGAGGATATAGAGGCTCCTGAGAAATTAAGGGAATCTTTCTATGACTTGGTATGTGTTCCTTCAACCCAACGTagtaaaacaataattttaagtCATCATTCTGGAGTCAAAGATAAGTTGTTTGGTAGTGTCACTTTCTACTCCTACAGATGCTACACACGAAACAAATAATTATGGAAAATGACTCTTTTGTGTCTGAATTTATTCTTATGGGACTGACAGACCAACCTGAGCTCCAGTTGTCCCTGTTTGTTCTCTTTTTGATGAACTACACAGCCACTGTGATGGGAAACATGAGCTTAATGAGTCTCATTTTCTTAAATTCAAACCTTCACACCCCCATGTACTTTTTCATCTTCAATTTGTCCTTCATTGATTTTTGTTACTCATTTGTCTTTACCCCCAAAATGCTGATGagtttttttttagagaaaaacaCCATATCCTTCAGAGGATGCATGACTCAGCTGTTCTTCTTCTGCTTTTTTGTGAATTCTGAGAGTTATGTGCTGACAGCTATGGCCTATgatcgctatgtggccatctgtaagCCTTTACTATACAAGACTATCATGGTACCTAAGATCTGTTGTCTTCTGATGTTTGTTTCATATTTGATAGGGTTTGCTAGTGCCATGATACTCACAGGCCTAATGTTTAGGCTCAACTTTTATAACAACATCATCAATCACTATATGTGTGACATCTTCCCTGTCATTCAGATCTCCTGCAGTGACACCTATGTCAATGAGAGTGTGAGCTCTGCTGTGGTGGGTACAGGTATCATTTTATGTAGCCTCCTTATCTTAATCTCTTATGCTCTGATCCTTTTCAATATCCTTCATATGTCATCAGGAAAGGGTTGGTACAAAGCCCTCAGCACTTGTGGGTCCCACATCATTACTATTAGTCTCTTCTATGGATCTGGTCTCCTTGCTTACGTCAAGCCATTATCTACTGAGACTGTGGGCCAGGGGAAatttttctcagtgttttataCATTTCTGGTGCCCATGCTGAATCCTCTCATATACAGTCTCCAGAACAAGGATGTCAAAGTTGCTGTGAAGAAAACCTTGAAGAGAATCTCAAGTTAACTGAAACAGTGGCACTTCACAGAGCCCTTCTCCTTATATTTCCACAAGTTCAACACAATTCTACTATAACATCTTTTTCTGCtcattatgaattgtaaatatgtTTGTGCCCATTTTAGAACTTAATATGCTTAGATTTATGCTAGTGTTGTGCTATGTAATCTCACATATGTATCATTTTCAACTCATTTCTTTCTAACTTTTGGAAACATAACTATTCTGTTATTTGATGCTATTATGACCTACAGATATATTTCATAAAGGAAATGATGAGAAAATTTGTAGGCTTGGAATAACTCCCATAATTTGAGTTATTATCTAGTTTCTTTTTGAGGACTTTTGTTTCAAAGCTGTGATAGATGTTTGTAATTTGTTGaaatcaggttttatttttacagatattTGAGTATGTATTAGGTTTATTTCTCTGCCCAATGTCTCAAATCTTTCAATTCTGATAAGAGATATTGAAGTCTAGGTTATTTTCTGTGATGCCTCAAATGAATactatgttataaaaataaaaattaaacagatgAGGATACTTACTTCTGCAAAACCAAACCTGCTTAATGTTTAGGGATATAGTTGATAGATGTTCTTGTCTGTGGTTTCAATTCAAAGAAGATTTATTCCAAAATAGATCTCTACCTttccttatctatctatctatctatctatctatctatctatctatctatctatctatctttgtcaTGTATTTGCATGTGACTTTTGTAAGGTCCTACAATGAATGACACAGAACAAATTTAGTACATTATGTACTAGAGATGAATAGAGGCAGGAatagaagagatggcttagtgactAAAGGCATATGCTCTTCTTGTAGAAGATCTAGGTTTAGtcttcagcacccacattgtaGCTCACTACAACTGCTTATAACTACAACTCAAGCGGGCTCAATGCCTTCTTTGGGCCTCGATGTGTGCCAGGTACatattatttttctgcttttctatttGACTTTTATAACATTAATGTGGCCTGAGAAATGGCTTGTTTGGTAATGGGATTTGCTACAAAGTTGAAAGAGACATCTCacttctgcaagttgttctttgtttttcacccttggcttgtttgttcatgaatacaaattgatccacatctataatataaaaaatgtggAAATGATATGAACAAGGACtaggtaaaaagaaaaactgttttaggTCAGgagaaaaattatcatttttattctgCCCTGATAACATCTTTCTTGTTGTGGCATAAATTATTAAATAGGTATTTAGTGAAAATATTGTCAAAACTCTTTGgctatttttctgaaaataagttTTAATGAACTGCCCTTTATATAActgtgatataaatatatttgtgatCTCAAATTTAGTATTGTTGTTATTAAACATGAAGGATATGACTTATTAGTGAAAGATTtccacaaataatttttatttgtcccTTTTTACTAcaacaaataaaagttaaatgattattttcatttctgtgtgtgtttaggaTGGGAAAAGTGCCCCTGATGTCACATGCATATCTGATAAATTATTGCCTGTTGATGGCTGTTGAAGGGAAAATACATACTTTCCTTTAGAAGTGGCCACTGATAGGTTTCTAATGCCCTAGTGGGTACccaacacactcatatacatatgagCAGCA
This window contains:
- the LOC116072699 gene encoding olfactory receptor 143-like, with the translated sequence MLHTKQIIMENDSFVSEFILMGLTDQPELQLSLFVLFLMNYTATVMGNMSLMSLIFLNSNLHTPMYFFIFNLSFIDFCYSFVFTPKMLMSFFLEKNTISFRGCMTQLFFFCFFVNSESYVLTAMAYDRYVAICKPLLYKTIMVPKICCLLMFVSYLIGFASAMILTGLMFRLNFYNNIINHYMCDIFPVIQISCSDTYVNESVSSAVVGTGIILCSLLILISYALILFNILHMSSGKGWYKALSTCGSHIITISLFYGSGLLAYVKPLSTETVGQGKFFSVFYTFLVPMLNPLIYSLQNKDVKVAVKKTLKRISS